One stretch of Jiangella gansuensis DSM 44835 DNA includes these proteins:
- a CDS encoding arylamine N-acetyltransferase family protein — MTTDPWQVDRLDLDGYLARLDLPASEPSRAALDELHEAHVRTFTFDNIDVLLGQHPGVDLDAVQDKFVGRGRGGYCFEHSTVFAAALQRLGYDVRRHLGRVGDPADGSQQGRTHMVVEVVLDGQRLLCDPGFGMSVLRPIPLTDGAEDDHRGWRYRVDSGDGSWAMRRWRDDGWLMMHTTDELSVLPVDVAIGHHYTSTHPASHFSRTLVLARHLPGRHVTVTHETVTVRRAGAPTEHRPLGEGELADWLRVLDVPLTADEERGLLTRVTGMRS, encoded by the coding sequence CGATCTGCCGGCCAGTGAGCCGAGTCGCGCGGCGTTGGACGAGCTGCACGAGGCGCACGTCCGCACGTTCACCTTCGACAACATCGATGTCCTGCTCGGGCAACACCCGGGAGTCGACCTCGACGCAGTGCAGGACAAGTTCGTCGGCCGGGGCCGGGGCGGCTACTGCTTCGAGCACTCGACGGTGTTCGCCGCTGCCCTGCAGCGGCTGGGCTACGACGTACGCCGTCACCTCGGAAGGGTCGGCGACCCGGCGGATGGCAGCCAGCAGGGCCGCACCCATATGGTCGTCGAGGTCGTGCTCGACGGGCAGCGGCTGCTGTGCGACCCCGGCTTCGGCATGAGCGTGCTGCGGCCGATCCCATTGACCGACGGCGCCGAGGACGACCACCGCGGCTGGCGCTACCGCGTCGACAGCGGCGACGGGTCATGGGCGATGCGCCGCTGGCGCGACGACGGCTGGCTGATGATGCACACCACCGACGAGCTGTCCGTGCTGCCGGTCGATGTCGCGATCGGGCACCATTACACCAGCACCCACCCCGCGTCGCACTTCAGCCGTACCCTCGTCCTCGCCCGGCACCTCCCGGGCCGGCACGTCACCGTCACCCACGAGACCGTCACCGTGCGCCGCGCCGGCGCACCCACCGAGCATCGCCCGTTGGGCGAGGGCGAGCTGGCCGACTGGCTGCGGGTCCTCGACGTACCGCTCACCGCGGATGAGGAGCGGGGGCTCCTCACCCGCGTCACGGGTATGCGGAGCTGA